The following coding sequences lie in one Mercenaria mercenaria strain notata chromosome 5, MADL_Memer_1, whole genome shotgun sequence genomic window:
- the LOC128556931 gene encoding uncharacterized protein LOC128556931 isoform X2 produces MAGKSKFMKLFYGLNNTNYQEIMYRDFKTRVLAPTAVKDFICKNESFSVSGNISKGEGGDFVLEAYNRRAKRWLPPGIPKQHHWVNVCRNLNLLEKIRENTFKEMCMPEELDTLYHRDFSTEIFEWRVKMRSLRYLSNAREEYSDHTSVSGERLDVGLIRFERTCEENLNAYLASIERGMVPGKGLSLTPVFTTPLDRTKFHAIEKKTKQQITSIIEEGISDIHKHGNTDEAFVLETQWQKIRGKTKNEMLMFYKEVVVALENATAVESDTEDEDECTEDE; encoded by the exons ATGGCTGGTAAAAGTAAATTTATGAAATTGTTCTATGGcttaaataatacaaattatcAGGAGATCATGTACAGAGATTTTAAAACTCGCGTGTTAGCTCCAACAGCAGTAAAGGATTTCATATGTAAGAATGAGTCGTTTTCTGTTTCTGGCAATATCAGCAAAGGAGAAGGGGGTGATTTTGTCTTAGAGGCATACAATCGTAGGGCAAAGAGATGGCTACCTCCAGGCATTCCAAAGCAACATCACTGGGTCAATGTTTGCAGAAATTTGAATTTGCTAGAAAAG ATAAGAGAAAACACATTTAAAGAGATGTGCATGCCAGAAGAGTTAGATACTCTGTACCATCGAGATTTTTCCACGGAAATCTTTGAATGGAGGGTGAAAATGAGAAGCCTTAGATATTTAAGCAATGCAAGAGAAGAATATAG TGACCACACATCAGTTTCTGGCGAAAGACTGGATGTGGGTTTAATCAGATTTGAAAGAACCTGTGAAGAAAATTTAAATGCATACCTGGCATCCATTGAAAGAGGAATGGTGCCTGGTAAGGGGTTGTCTTTAACGCCAGTATTTACAACACCCCTTGATCGTACAAagtttcatgctattgaaaaaaAGACCAAACAACAGATAACGAGCATTATAGAGGAAGGCATCAGTGACATTCACAAACATGGCAACACTGACGAGGCGTTTGTTTTAGAGACTCAGTGGCAAAAAATAAGAG ggaaaactaaaaatgaaatgcTGATGTTTTATAAGGAAGTGGTAGTTGCTTTAGAGAATGCTACAGCTGTTGAAAGTGACACAG AGGATGAAGACGAATGTACGGAGGACGAGTAA
- the LOC128556931 gene encoding uncharacterized protein LOC128556931 isoform X1: MAGKSKFMKLFYGLNNTNYQEIMYRDFKTRVLAPTAVKDFICKNESFSVSGNISKGEGGDFVLEAYNRRAKRWLPPGIPKQHHWVNVCRNLNLLEKIRENTFKEMCMPEELDTLYHRDFSTEIFEWRVKMRSLRYLSNAREEYSDHTSVSGERLDVGLIRFERTCEENLNAYLASIERGMVPGKGLSLTPVFTTPLDRTKFHAIEKKTKQQITSIIEEGISDIHKHGNTDEAFVLETQWQKIRGKTKNEMLMFYKEVVVALENATAVESDTGNEFYLFKNCRLPIIRSLCPFLSISYVFHYH; encoded by the exons ATGGCTGGTAAAAGTAAATTTATGAAATTGTTCTATGGcttaaataatacaaattatcAGGAGATCATGTACAGAGATTTTAAAACTCGCGTGTTAGCTCCAACAGCAGTAAAGGATTTCATATGTAAGAATGAGTCGTTTTCTGTTTCTGGCAATATCAGCAAAGGAGAAGGGGGTGATTTTGTCTTAGAGGCATACAATCGTAGGGCAAAGAGATGGCTACCTCCAGGCATTCCAAAGCAACATCACTGGGTCAATGTTTGCAGAAATTTGAATTTGCTAGAAAAG ATAAGAGAAAACACATTTAAAGAGATGTGCATGCCAGAAGAGTTAGATACTCTGTACCATCGAGATTTTTCCACGGAAATCTTTGAATGGAGGGTGAAAATGAGAAGCCTTAGATATTTAAGCAATGCAAGAGAAGAATATAG TGACCACACATCAGTTTCTGGCGAAAGACTGGATGTGGGTTTAATCAGATTTGAAAGAACCTGTGAAGAAAATTTAAATGCATACCTGGCATCCATTGAAAGAGGAATGGTGCCTGGTAAGGGGTTGTCTTTAACGCCAGTATTTACAACACCCCTTGATCGTACAAagtttcatgctattgaaaaaaAGACCAAACAACAGATAACGAGCATTATAGAGGAAGGCATCAGTGACATTCACAAACATGGCAACACTGACGAGGCGTTTGTTTTAGAGACTCAGTGGCAAAAAATAAGAG ggaaaactaaaaatgaaatgcTGATGTTTTATAAGGAAGTGGTAGTTGCTTTAGAGAATGCTACAGCTGTTGAAAGTGACACAGGTAATGAATTTTACCTTTTTAAGAATTGTAGGCTTCCTATTATACGTAGTCTGTGCCCTTTTCTCAGCATCAGTTATGTATTCCACTACCACTGA
- the LOC123526916 gene encoding uncharacterized protein LOC123526916 has translation MTKEEFSLDWKTESGVCGNWKSKGCSIGNTSTPHTPVETAAVALEELQPSSSLVYPDPPEVPEEEAIHEGEKTKCDICHRMSASNKKKRPVAQLRVQEEM, from the exons ATGACAAAAGAAGAATTTAGTCTAGACTGGAAGACTGAATCAGGTGTCTGTGGCAATTGGAAAAGTAAGGGATGTTCAATAG GGAATACTAGTACACCGCATACACCAGTCGAAACAGCGGCAGTGGCACTTGAGGAGTTGCAGCCTTCATCCTCTTTGGTATACCCAGACCCGCCAGAAGTACCAGAAGAGGAAGCTATTCACGAAGGGGAAAAAACAAAATGTGACATTTGTCACAGAATGTCCgcttctaataaaaaaaaaagacctgtGGCTCAATTGCGAGTACAGGAAGAAATGTGA